One genomic region from Euleptes europaea isolate rEulEur1 chromosome 6, rEulEur1.hap1, whole genome shotgun sequence encodes:
- the KTN1 gene encoding kinectin, with protein sequence MANKEDELKGSFALLVEELQKVISEKDGKIRSVEELLQAEVLKVTTKEKTVQALSQEVEALREDVGKAQLEKDAQISVAQEVKDLQNLLKGKEEQVRNMELLLKEKEREIAKMAEQFQASTASANKDLETLLKGKQGEIHKMEALLDERGKETAQRQKELQTIQEENRLLRAQIQEMKQENGEQESLASKNEQLLQLISGKEREIAGLEKELGIMKQAVEQQRQKNNDLREKNWKAMEALASTEKLLQDRETKTAKERQQSVETAEKETRAALQKLFPAVSLSSTLNVESPRRRADTASVPICI encoded by the exons ATGGCCAATAAGGAAGATGAGCTGAAG ggTTCCTTTGCATTGTTAGTGGAAGAACTGCAAAAAGT AATCAGTGAAAAGGATGGGAAGATCAGGTCCGTGGAGGAGCTCCTGCAGGCCGAAGTCCTGAAGGTGACGACCAAGGAGAAGACAGTCCAG GCCTTGTCGCAGGAAGTAGAGGCTCTGAGAGAAGATGTAGGGAAGGCCCAGCTTGAGAAGGACGCCCAG ATATCAGTTGCACAAGAAGTCAAAGATCTTCAGAATCT GTTGAAAGGGAAAGAGGAGCAGGTGAGAAATATGGAGCTGTTactgaaagagaaggagagagagattgCAAAGATGGCAGAGCAGTTTCAG gcttCTACAGCGTCAGCCAATAAGGACTTGGAAACTCT GTTGAAAGGGAAGCAAGGGGAAATACACAAAATGGAGGCCTTGTTGGACGAGAGGGGGAAGGAAACGGCTCAGCGGCAGAAAGAGTTGCAG ACCATACAGGAGGAGAATCGGTTGTTAAGAGCACAGATTCAGGAAATGAAGCAAGAGAATGGAGAACAG GAATCTCTGGCAAGCAAGAACGAACAGCTTCTGCAGCT catttcagggaaAGAGCGAGAGATCGCTGGCCTAGAGAAGGAGTTGGGCATCATGAAGCAGGCCGTGGAGCAGCAGAGGCAAAAAAACAAT GACCTTCGGGAGAAAAACTGGAAAGCCATGGAAGCATTGGCCTCGACAGAAAAATTGCTGCAGGACAGAGAGACCAAGACGGCCAAG GAGAGGCAGCAGTCTGTGGAGACGGCCGAAAAGGAGACGCGAGCTGCCCTTCAGAAACTGTTTCCCGCCGTGTCTCTTTCTTCCACTTTG AATGTGGAATCGCCTCGGCGCCGCGCCGACACCGCCTCGGTACCGATCTGCATCTAA